Proteins encoded by one window of Lactobacillus sp. ESL0684:
- a CDS encoding ISLre2 family transposase, which produces MPSRKQKYTVKATRTYYQDKKSKQYFFWLDRALSFEKYSRMTLGFKAAVLENVAKYHYQAAIDMLKYSEIHSKTTVMNIVHREGQLLPNQPDQVQPRDKQIVYLEADEDHVAFQDGSNHFMKLVYVHEGYDERQKRHRLINPKYFTGTYPGVANEQLWDEVLCYLEANYPQAKQVYLAGDGAPWIKAGAKYISNCEFVLDRFHLLKYCRKATVNTKASAAYRLYHWALTGQRDKVALYFKTRFSDPELTTTQKEALKQAKTYLLGNWQAILNTQAPDYQRRTAEGHISHYLSERLSSRPMGWSKKGAEGIARSIIFQLNGGDITHYLLKKQKETTKAQRIMQVDQRFKAKAETYYDEFQVEFGETAKAHYWNQGIINGGQLIELPEQII; this is translated from the coding sequence TTGCCCAGTCGTAAACAGAAATATACCGTTAAAGCTACGCGAACTTATTACCAAGATAAAAAGTCTAAGCAATATTTCTTTTGGTTAGATCGGGCATTATCCTTTGAAAAATATAGCCGTATGACTCTAGGCTTTAAGGCAGCTGTCTTAGAAAATGTGGCTAAGTATCATTATCAAGCAGCCATTGACATGCTTAAGTACAGTGAAATTCATTCCAAAACCACAGTCATGAATATTGTGCATCGTGAGGGACAGCTGTTGCCTAATCAGCCAGATCAGGTCCAACCGCGCGATAAGCAAATTGTTTATTTAGAAGCTGATGAAGATCACGTGGCCTTTCAAGATGGCAGTAATCATTTTATGAAGCTGGTTTATGTCCATGAAGGTTATGATGAAAGGCAGAAGCGGCATCGTTTAATCAATCCGAAGTATTTTACCGGTACTTATCCTGGAGTAGCCAATGAACAACTCTGGGACGAAGTTTTGTGTTATTTAGAAGCTAATTATCCCCAGGCTAAACAAGTTTATCTGGCTGGCGATGGTGCACCCTGGATTAAAGCTGGAGCTAAATATATATCTAACTGTGAGTTTGTCTTGGATCGGTTTCACTTGTTAAAGTATTGCCGTAAAGCAACCGTTAATACTAAAGCCAGTGCGGCTTATCGGTTATATCATTGGGCTTTAACAGGTCAGCGGGATAAAGTAGCGTTATACTTTAAAACCCGTTTTAGTGATCCAGAATTAACCACAACACAAAAAGAGGCACTAAAGCAGGCAAAGACCTATCTATTAGGTAACTGGCAGGCAATTTTAAATACCCAAGCTCCAGACTATCAGCGCCGCACGGCTGAAGGACATATTAGTCATTATTTGTCAGAACGCCTAAGCTCAAGACCAATGGGCTGGAGTAAAAAGGGCGCTGAAGGTATAGCTAGGAGTATTATCTTCCAGTTAAATGGTGGCGATATTACTCATTATTTGCTTAAAAAGCAAAAAGAAACAACTAAAGCGCAAAGAATTATGCAAGTAGATCAGCGGTTTAAAGCCAAAGCAGAGACTTATTATGATGAATTTCAAGTAGAATTTGGGGAAACGGCCAAAGCCCATTACTGGAATCAGGGAATCATTAATGGTGGACAATTAATAGAGTTACCAGAGCAAATAATTTAA
- a CDS encoding NAD(P)/FAD-dependent oxidoreductase — protein MGLFSANYAHLHGLKTIIFDSLKEAGGQPKLLYPFKKIFDIPVFDSITGTQLIDRLKKEAPSHADFVLHHRVTNIQKIADEFLIDNTYLAKSIIIATGNGSFTPKKFPLKLNDQTKPLVHYYIDQPQNFANQTVGVFGGGDSALDFALELAQQKQTIVKLIHRRNDFRGLESSIEQLKSLKNVEILTPYLPKTISIVNNQLDVGLKQVGEDHILHHLFDQIVVAYGFRANNNLVKNWGVNVNNSQITVSSEMKTNLAGIYAVGDVATYPGRVPIIGVGFGEAQIAVNSIMRSLFPEKTLTVHSTSR, from the coding sequence ATTGGACTATTTAGTGCCAATTATGCTCACTTACATGGGCTCAAAACGATTATATTCGATTCACTAAAAGAAGCTGGCGGTCAGCCAAAACTACTTTATCCATTCAAAAAAATTTTTGACATCCCTGTCTTTGATTCAATCACAGGAACGCAATTAATTGATCGTTTGAAAAAAGAAGCACCTAGTCATGCTGATTTTGTTCTACATCATCGAGTAACTAATATTCAAAAAATTGCGGATGAATTTTTAATTGATAATACCTATCTTGCTAAAAGCATCATTATTGCAACCGGAAATGGCTCATTTACTCCCAAAAAGTTTCCTTTGAAGCTTAATGATCAAACTAAGCCACTTGTCCATTACTACATTGACCAACCGCAAAATTTTGCCAATCAAACAGTAGGCGTTTTTGGAGGAGGCGATTCCGCACTCGACTTCGCTCTTGAACTAGCTCAGCAAAAGCAAACTATTGTTAAGCTAATTCATCGGCGAAACGATTTTCGCGGTTTAGAGTCCAGTATTGAGCAACTAAAAAGTTTAAAAAATGTTGAAATTCTGACTCCTTATCTTCCTAAAACTATCTCAATAGTGAATAATCAACTAGATGTTGGTCTAAAACAAGTTGGTGAGGATCACATCTTACACCACCTATTCGACCAAATTGTCGTGGCTTATGGTTTCCGTGCCAACAATAATTTAGTAAAAAATTGGGGCGTTAACGTAAACAATAGCCAAATTACTGTTTCTAGTGAAATGAAAACCAATCTGGCTGGAATTTATGCGGTTGGTGATGTTGCAACTTATCCTGGTCGCGTTCCCATCATTGGCGTTGGTTTTGGTGAAGCACAGATTGCTGTTAATTCAATCATGCGCTCACTATTTCCTGAAAAAACGTTAACGGTTCATTCTACTAGTAGATAA
- a CDS encoding YutD family protein: MNERQTVSKDQDTGHRENKFAKEQPLRHPLAVVMQNEDQLQINHQVYRVLVDKQAGLDLEMLRQKYDPYLDQYDFIVGDVSSGHLRLKGFYQDKVRTALDRKQQTIADYLLEYCNPGGSYFILQLLDPVHHYHTNNKKNHARGHHRNGPANTRHSSSANFRKRRVRQTRFKKQTVAIKSEQGNHHAFVIKKRKSSN, translated from the coding sequence ATGAATGAGCGCCAAACTGTATCTAAGGATCAGGATACTGGTCATCGTGAAAATAAGTTTGCCAAAGAACAGCCACTGAGGCATCCACTAGCTGTTGTAATGCAAAATGAAGATCAATTGCAGATAAATCATCAGGTATATCGAGTTTTAGTTGACAAGCAAGCAGGATTAGATTTAGAAATGTTGCGTCAGAAATATGATCCCTATCTTGATCAGTATGATTTTATTGTTGGGGATGTTTCTAGTGGACATTTGCGCTTAAAGGGTTTTTACCAAGATAAGGTTCGCACCGCGCTGGATCGTAAGCAGCAGACAATTGCGGATTATTTGCTTGAATACTGTAATCCTGGTGGTAGTTACTTTATTTTGCAGTTACTAGATCCGGTTCACCATTATCATACCAATAATAAGAAAAATCACGCTCGCGGTCACCACAGAAATGGACCTGCTAATACTAGGCACAGTTCATCTGCCAATTTTAGAAAGCGTCGAGTTCGCCAAACTCGTTTTAAAAAACAGACAGTTGCCATTAAAAGTGAACAAGGTAATCACCATGCATTTGTAATTAAAAAGAGAAAGAGTAGTAATTAA
- a CDS encoding TIGR01906 family membrane protein has product MSTKNSIFTLIYHFIFAITSSVVGALIASWPLLIVFVLVQKTSQTVNLTLGQIMHNYNQLLWYLIWPLQTKLAMTDFPTSPLAAEHFAEVKRLFILAIVAFLCCLVIYLLHKKNKNNKALKLNKVWALLFLLLPIALLPFALTNFDSFFIAFHHLFFAGSNTWLFDPATDPIINVLTEGFFASCFAVAGIIYELYFAQKLLGQ; this is encoded by the coding sequence ATGAGTACCAAAAATAGCATTTTTACATTGATTTACCATTTTATTTTTGCGATAACTAGCAGTGTGGTTGGTGCGTTGATTGCTAGTTGGCCATTGTTAATAGTTTTTGTATTGGTGCAAAAGACTAGTCAAACAGTTAATTTAACGTTAGGGCAAATTATGCACAATTACAATCAGTTATTGTGGTATTTAATTTGGCCTTTGCAAACAAAATTAGCTATGACAGATTTTCCGACTTCTCCATTAGCTGCAGAACACTTTGCCGAAGTGAAACGGCTATTTATTCTAGCGATAGTGGCTTTTTTATGCTGCCTAGTGATTTACTTATTACATAAGAAAAACAAGAACAATAAAGCACTTAAGCTTAATAAAGTTTGGGCCTTACTATTCTTGTTATTGCCAATTGCATTACTGCCATTTGCGTTAACTAATTTTGATAGTTTTTTTATAGCTTTCCATCATTTATTTTTTGCTGGGAGTAATACCTGGTTGTTTGATCCGGCAACAGATCCAATTATTAATGTCTTAACTGAAGGCTTTTTTGCCTCATGTTTTGCGGTAGCTGGGATTATTTATGAATTATATTTTGCCCAAAAGTTATTGGGACAATAA
- a CDS encoding TIGR01457 family HAD-type hydrolase has translation MKDYGLFLIDLDGTIYRGKETIAAGVRFVARLEAAGKDYLFLTNNTTRTPQMVVDKLATHGVKTDLKHVYTPSMATVSYILERETKNKIGVYLIGEIGLKREFLQHPEFELDDRNPDYVIVGMDRDLTYHKVRVAADAIRNGATFIGTNADLNLPSDEGLMPGNGSQCIMIAAASGKQPLYIGKPAPIIVEKALNLLRYAKEQTLIVGDNYDTDIKAGFNSKVDQLLVTTGITKSEDISDKRKPTYIVNSLDEFKL, from the coding sequence ATGAAAGATTATGGCTTATTTTTAATTGATCTTGATGGCACTATTTATCGTGGCAAGGAAACAATTGCTGCAGGGGTTCGATTTGTTGCGCGTCTAGAGGCTGCTGGAAAAGACTATCTTTTTTTAACGAATAATACCACAAGGACACCACAAATGGTGGTGGATAAGTTAGCTACACATGGTGTAAAGACAGACTTAAAGCATGTTTATACTCCAAGCATGGCAACAGTTAGCTATATTTTGGAACGAGAAACTAAAAATAAGATTGGGGTCTATTTAATTGGTGAGATAGGCTTAAAACGGGAGTTTTTGCAGCATCCAGAATTTGAGTTAGATGATCGTAATCCTGATTATGTGATAGTAGGCATGGACCGGGATTTAACTTACCATAAAGTACGTGTAGCTGCAGATGCTATTAGAAATGGTGCGACATTTATTGGTACTAATGCAGATTTGAATTTGCCTAGTGATGAAGGGCTAATGCCAGGTAATGGTTCACAATGTATCATGATTGCTGCTGCAAGTGGTAAGCAGCCGCTTTATATTGGTAAACCGGCGCCAATTATAGTTGAAAAAGCGCTCAATCTATTACGCTATGCTAAGGAGCAGACCTTAATTGTTGGTGATAATTATGATACGGATATTAAGGCAGGTTTCAATAGTAAAGTTGATCAATTGCTAGTGACAACTGGAATTACCAAGAGTGAAGATATTAGTGACAAGCGTAAGCCAACGTATATTGTTAATAGTTTAGATGAGTTTAAATTATGA
- a CDS encoding transposase, translated as MNSIPQFNQEKDTSSLISSFTKLIGLADLSKQVNFKRHSLVSLLMVVKWLIQSRFARKSLYRFDQPAEFTSKTGRNILNDGRINWQKLLCLAAAKLIKVLKPVIDKRRRLALIVDDTLLARSYSKKAELLAKVYDHNEHKYVNGYRGLTVGWSDGNTFLPVNFALMSTKRKQNLLGSKATTTDNRSIAGRRRTQAQRQMNDVTVELLKQAINEGVPADYVLFDSWFASPKMFWQLKQLGLDSVSMLKLSKKVYYRYRGRLYDVKSLYERLAGSKLKAKDDYLYSCVVEAEYQGHSFPIRLVYVTKRGNKGKYLVLATTRYQLQPKEVIQLYGRRWQIETYFKAAKQYLALDKSQIQSYDGQCGYFAITALTYDLLAWQERQAVDERTIGDLFYLMNDALPDLAFEEALVYLLSALKAVKEEITTEVERIINNFIKLLPGFIQKQLQRSV; from the coding sequence ATGAACAGTATACCGCAATTCAATCAAGAAAAGGACACTTCTTCCTTAATTTCATCTTTTACAAAATTAATTGGTCTAGCTGACTTAAGTAAACAGGTTAATTTTAAACGTCATTCTTTAGTTAGCCTGCTCATGGTAGTCAAATGGTTAATCCAATCACGTTTTGCCCGTAAATCACTGTATCGTTTTGACCAACCAGCTGAATTTACCTCTAAGACTGGCAGAAATATCCTTAATGATGGCCGCATCAATTGGCAAAAACTGCTTTGCTTAGCTGCTGCCAAACTAATTAAGGTACTTAAACCGGTAATCGACAAGCGTAGAAGACTAGCTTTGATTGTAGATGATACTTTGCTAGCACGTTCCTATTCTAAGAAAGCGGAATTACTTGCCAAAGTTTACGATCATAATGAGCATAAATATGTTAATGGTTATCGTGGCTTGACCGTTGGTTGGAGTGACGGCAATACTTTTTTGCCAGTTAATTTTGCTTTGATGTCCACCAAGAGAAAACAAAATCTGCTTGGCAGTAAAGCCACTACAACCGATAATCGTTCTATTGCAGGCAGAAGAAGAACCCAAGCCCAAAGGCAAATGAATGATGTCACGGTTGAATTGCTTAAGCAAGCTATCAATGAAGGTGTACCAGCAGACTATGTACTGTTTGACAGCTGGTTTGCCTCGCCAAAAATGTTCTGGCAGTTAAAGCAGTTAGGATTAGACAGTGTCTCGATGCTTAAGTTGAGCAAGAAGGTATACTACCGCTATCGTGGTCGCCTTTATGATGTAAAAAGTTTGTATGAACGCTTAGCTGGCTCAAAGCTGAAAGCCAAAGATGACTATCTTTATAGTTGTGTAGTCGAGGCAGAGTATCAAGGACATAGTTTTCCTATCAGATTAGTATATGTTACTAAACGTGGTAATAAGGGAAAGTACTTGGTCTTGGCTACCACCAGATATCAGCTGCAACCTAAAGAAGTCATTCAGCTTTATGGTCGTAGATGGCAGATAGAAACCTACTTTAAAGCAGCTAAGCAATACCTAGCTTTAGATAAATCACAAATTCAAAGTTACGATGGTCAGTGCGGATATTTTGCAATTACCGCCTTAACTTATGACTTGCTGGCTTGGCAAGAGAGACAAGCAGTTGATGAGCGAACAATTGGGGATTTATTCTATTTGATGAATGATGCGTTGCCGGATTTGGCGTTTGAAGAAGCATTGGTCTACCTGCTAAGTGCCCTAAAAGCAGTTAAAGAAGAAATAACTACAGAAGTCGAGCGGATAATAAATAATTTTATTAAATTACTGCCAGGATTTATTCAAAAGCAGCTGCAGAGAAGCGTTTAA
- a CDS encoding glycerophosphodiester phosphodiesterase, translating to MKHQSHLILVLFFSLIFLITSGFTVVGHRGDPTKYPEETIQSDDSAFNSGADYVELDLHLSADGVLVVCHDDDLFRVTHSHAIVSQNNWDALSQLRYDNGETVKSLPQIFAHYRKRPETKFVLETKIDHGVDHSYQLEEQIAQTIKKYHMEKRVMIHSFSAASLFKLRELMPDAYLILIVGSLKRINFSNLPQVNAVNVAADVIQNHSWLIHWLHTLNKQVYVWTEMDESPDLWHWLINKNVDGVVTNFPATGFKYKLAKEGTKKYDIHRKGIYFGKQKTPIMMNPYVRVKQGKYVKPKQKLNVMYGVRAHNQLFYQIANQSFISAEFVNLDLKEQDLAPYQDKQIIAKPQKQVAIYRYPDNQAKTKQKLPANQLFKIQNFNGSPKSLWLYTNLGWVKAKQILFYGFFDQTSWHNYRQLPRISQYRNIALTAYLPRTSDPVVPYLKLLKVTKKIAN from the coding sequence ATGAAACATCAAAGCCACCTAATATTGGTGCTTTTTTTCAGTTTAATTTTTTTAATAACTAGTGGTTTTACCGTCGTCGGGCACAGAGGAGATCCTACCAAGTATCCTGAAGAAACTATCCAAAGCGATGACTCCGCGTTCAATTCGGGCGCTGATTACGTCGAACTCGATCTGCATTTATCAGCAGACGGCGTTTTAGTAGTTTGCCATGATGACGATCTCTTCCGCGTAACCCACTCACATGCAATTGTATCACAAAATAATTGGGATGCCCTTAGCCAATTAAGATATGATAATGGCGAAACGGTCAAAAGTTTACCACAGATTTTTGCCCATTATCGTAAACGCCCTGAAACCAAATTCGTTCTAGAAACTAAAATTGATCATGGTGTTGATCATTCTTACCAATTAGAAGAACAAATTGCCCAGACAATCAAAAAATACCATATGGAAAAACGGGTCATGATTCATTCATTCTCCGCTGCCAGCCTGTTTAAACTGCGTGAACTAATGCCTGATGCCTACTTAATCTTAATTGTTGGCAGTCTTAAACGGATTAACTTTAGCAACTTACCACAAGTCAACGCAGTTAACGTCGCAGCTGATGTTATCCAAAATCATTCATGGCTAATCCATTGGCTTCATACACTGAATAAACAGGTTTACGTCTGGACTGAAATGGATGAATCACCCGACTTGTGGCATTGGCTAATCAATAAAAACGTTGATGGCGTGGTCACTAATTTTCCAGCTACCGGTTTTAAATATAAGTTAGCTAAAGAAGGTACTAAAAAATACGATATTCACCGTAAAGGAATCTATTTTGGTAAGCAAAAAACTCCGATTATGATGAATCCCTATGTCCGTGTTAAACAAGGTAAATATGTTAAACCTAAACAAAAATTGAATGTCATGTATGGCGTCAGGGCACATAATCAACTGTTTTATCAAATAGCTAATCAAAGCTTTATCTCTGCAGAATTCGTCAATCTCGACTTAAAAGAGCAAGACTTAGCACCTTATCAAGATAAACAAATTATTGCCAAACCACAAAAACAAGTCGCAATTTACCGTTATCCTGATAACCAAGCCAAAACTAAACAAAAACTACCAGCAAACCAATTATTTAAAATTCAAAATTTCAATGGTAGTCCAAAAAGTTTGTGGCTCTACACCAATCTAGGCTGGGTCAAGGCCAAACAAATTCTCTTCTATGGCTTTTTTGATCAAACTAGCTGGCACAATTATCGGCAATTACCACGTATTAGTCAGTATCGTAATATTGCTCTAACTGCCTACTTACCACGTACTAGCGATCCCGTCGTTCCTTATCTAAAGCTACTAAAAGTCACTAAAAAAATCGCCAACTAA
- a CDS encoding substrate-binding domain-containing protein — protein sequence MRKQEVTIYDVAREAKVSMATVSRVVNGNTNVRKDTHDRVMKVINRLHYQPNAVAQGLASKRTTTVGLIVPDLTNLYFAELSKGIDDIALLYKYNIIITSIENRLMKEDQAIQSLLNKQVDGVIYMSNRLPQEAVDAFKRTDTPVVLAGTKDNHTEFPSVTIDYQKADTEALNLLYNDGKKNLALVVGDPKAVVNADHRIPAYQKFMADHNLGEGHVYTNIKDHADGYNLYSQLMKDGVDGVIVTRDITAVGILNSATDAGKKVPDELEIVTASATKIASVVRPALTAIKQPLYDMGAVAMRMLTKLMANEELPETQIELPYELLKKQSTLNQ from the coding sequence ATGAGAAAACAAGAAGTTACAATTTATGATGTAGCTCGTGAAGCCAAGGTTTCAATGGCAACTGTTTCACGGGTGGTTAATGGTAATACGAATGTGCGTAAGGATACACACGATCGAGTAATGAAAGTTATCAATCGTTTGCACTACCAACCAAATGCAGTGGCTCAAGGACTTGCTTCTAAGAGAACAACAACGGTTGGATTAATCGTACCAGACCTAACCAACCTTTACTTTGCAGAATTGTCTAAAGGAATTGATGATATTGCCCTGCTTTATAAATACAATATCATTATTACTAGTATTGAGAATCGGTTAATGAAAGAGGATCAAGCAATTCAGAGTTTGCTTAATAAGCAAGTTGATGGTGTGATTTATATGTCTAACCGTTTACCTCAGGAAGCAGTTGATGCTTTTAAGAGAACCGATACGCCAGTGGTTTTGGCTGGTACTAAGGATAATCATACAGAATTTCCATCAGTAACAATTGATTATCAAAAGGCTGATACAGAAGCATTGAACTTGCTTTATAACGATGGTAAAAAGAACTTGGCGCTAGTAGTTGGCGATCCTAAAGCGGTAGTAAATGCTGATCACCGAATTCCGGCTTACCAAAAATTCATGGCTGATCATAACTTGGGTGAAGGACATGTTTACACTAACATTAAAGATCACGCAGATGGTTATAATTTGTATTCACAGTTGATGAAAGATGGCGTTGATGGCGTAATTGTTACTCGCGATATTACTGCAGTAGGAATTTTGAATTCAGCAACAGATGCTGGTAAGAAAGTTCCAGATGAATTAGAAATTGTCACTGCTAGTGCAACTAAGATTGCTTCTGTTGTTAGACCTGCACTAACGGCAATTAAGCAACCTTTATATGATATGGGAGCTGTGGCAATGAGAATGCTGACTAAGCTAATGGCTAACGAGGAATTACCAGAAACTCAAATCGAATTGCCGTATGAGTTGCTTAAGAAGCAAAGTACGTTAAATCAATAA
- a CDS encoding VTT domain-containing protein gives MAIINFILNIDQHLVEIVNQFGGYTYLILFGIIFIETGLVIFPFLPGDSLIFAASSMAVNPKYHLNIWLVYLAVLLAAVIGDACNYEIGARSVNAGEKYSWFNKLINQKNRASAEHFFEKHGPITIVIGRFIPFIRTFVPFISGGSKMHYGKFAIYNLVGGIIWSGLFTILGYFFGNIPFVKNNFSMLILAIILISVVPIAIVGLKKHFTK, from the coding sequence ATGGCGATTATCAACTTTATTCTTAATATTGATCAGCACCTAGTCGAAATTGTAAATCAATTTGGCGGCTATACTTATCTAATCCTTTTTGGGATTATTTTTATTGAAACTGGGCTAGTTATCTTTCCATTTTTGCCAGGTGATTCACTAATTTTTGCGGCTAGTTCAATGGCTGTCAATCCTAAATATCATCTAAATATTTGGTTAGTATACCTCGCAGTTTTACTTGCTGCCGTCATCGGAGATGCCTGTAATTATGAAATTGGTGCCCGATCTGTCAATGCTGGTGAAAAATACTCTTGGTTCAACAAATTAATTAATCAGAAAAATCGCGCTAGTGCTGAACATTTTTTTGAAAAACATGGGCCCATTACAATTGTTATTGGGCGGTTTATTCCGTTTATTAGAACCTTTGTCCCATTTATTTCCGGTGGTAGTAAAATGCACTATGGCAAATTTGCCATTTATAATTTAGTTGGCGGAATTATTTGGAGCGGACTGTTTACCATTCTTGGTTACTTCTTTGGAAATATTCCGTTTGTTAAAAACAACTTTTCAATGTTAATTTTGGCGATTATCCTTATCTCGGTTGTGCCAATTGCAATTGTTGGATTGAAAAAGCATTTTACTAAATAA
- a CDS encoding sigma-70 family RNA polymerase sigma factor, which yields MQKFELTPEIEAELIKQIKAGSDDALENLFHYYQPLVNNVKCKYYVRGYDRQDWQQDALIECYQAVMAYESSKGRFGSYFKKRLDNHAKTLIRRDQAYRRKTLTQSITFETAIKNGLTPMNQQFSADSKIPMSEYFAELIPKLSDLEKLSLLISIGILQQEEVIKKFQIEQMTIIRARSRLIQKMRKTLFK from the coding sequence ATGCAAAAATTTGAATTAACACCGGAAATCGAAGCAGAATTAATTAAGCAAATAAAGGCGGGGAGTGATGATGCACTTGAGAATTTATTTCACTATTATCAACCATTGGTTAATAACGTTAAATGTAAATATTATGTACGAGGCTATGATAGGCAGGATTGGCAGCAGGATGCTCTAATTGAGTGCTATCAGGCTGTGATGGCCTATGAAAGTAGCAAAGGGCGCTTCGGTAGTTACTTTAAGAAAAGGCTTGATAATCATGCTAAAACACTAATTAGAAGGGATCAGGCTTATCGTAGAAAAACTTTAACACAATCTATTACTTTTGAAACTGCTATAAAGAATGGTCTTACTCCCATGAACCAACAATTTTCGGCTGATAGCAAAATTCCAATGAGTGAATACTTTGCAGAATTGATCCCAAAGTTATCTGATTTAGAAAAGTTGAGCTTATTAATTAGTATTGGAATATTACAGCAGGAAGAAGTAATCAAGAAATTTCAGATTGAACAAATGACGATTATTCGGGCACGCTCACGCCTTATCCAAAAGATGCGCAAAACTTTATTTAAATAA
- a CDS encoding bifunctional UDP-sugar hydrolase/5'-nucleotidase, with the protein MEKIRILHTNDLHSHFEHFPKIGRYLAQAQQDQSVDQVLTFDAGDFMDRSHPLTDATFGQANIELMNSFHYDAVTIGNNEGISNSHEVVEHLFDHAQFPVVLANLREEDETMPHWASQVQILTTKKGTRIALIGLTAAYPLSYEPNHWHVKQLKEAMDTVLPKIAGKYDALFLLTHVGLDMDRFLAQNYPQIDLIIGGHSHNLLKKGEEVNGVWITQTGKWGNYVGNVQVELDDQHHVQQITPSVAPTSLMKEEPEDEITIAAYRKRGKAILNQKRVANLPAKFGNNLETSIKVSLDAIADFADTDLAILSSGLFLQPFKQGILTEYDLQKTLPHSMHVVRSTLKGRDLWRLVMEIEKNRHYLDQFHLQGMSFRGKIFGQMYYKGIEFDEASQTVYVKGKALDPDQDYQLACLDHYVLVPFFPTLAIVGQNQFLFPQFLREVVGNYLAQKYPLKGANE; encoded by the coding sequence ATGGAAAAAATTCGCATTTTACACACTAATGATTTACATTCGCATTTTGAGCATTTCCCTAAAATTGGCCGGTACTTGGCCCAGGCCCAACAAGATCAATCGGTTGATCAGGTGTTGACTTTTGATGCTGGTGATTTTATGGATCGCTCGCATCCCCTTACGGATGCGACTTTTGGGCAAGCTAATATTGAATTGATGAATTCATTTCACTATGATGCCGTAACCATTGGTAATAATGAGGGAATCTCAAATTCACATGAGGTGGTGGAACATTTATTTGATCATGCACAATTTCCAGTGGTATTGGCTAATTTACGTGAAGAAGACGAGACAATGCCGCACTGGGCATCGCAAGTTCAAATTTTAACTACCAAAAAAGGGACGCGAATTGCCCTCATTGGCTTGACAGCTGCTTATCCACTTTCTTATGAACCAAATCATTGGCATGTTAAACAATTAAAAGAAGCAATGGATACGGTATTACCTAAAATTGCTGGTAAATATGATGCCTTATTTTTATTGACCCATGTCGGATTAGACATGGATCGCTTTTTGGCACAGAATTATCCACAGATTGATTTGATTATTGGCGGCCACAGCCATAATTTACTCAAAAAAGGTGAAGAGGTTAACGGCGTTTGGATTACTCAAACTGGTAAATGGGGAAATTATGTTGGTAATGTTCAGGTTGAGCTTGATGATCAACACCATGTTCAGCAAATTACGCCATCGGTAGCGCCAACCAGTTTGATGAAGGAAGAACCCGAAGATGAAATTACTATTGCCGCTTATCGTAAGCGTGGGAAAGCAATTTTGAATCAAAAACGGGTAGCTAATTTGCCGGCTAAATTCGGGAATAATTTGGAAACCAGTATTAAGGTATCGCTAGACGCGATTGCTGATTTTGCTGATACCGACTTGGCTATTCTTAGCTCAGGTTTATTTTTGCAACCATTTAAGCAGGGAATTTTAACAGAATATGATTTGCAGAAGACGTTGCCACATTCAATGCATGTGGTTCGTTCTACTTTAAAAGGACGAGATTTGTGGCGGTTAGTAATGGAAATTGAAAAAAACCGCCATTATCTTGATCAATTTCATTTACAAGGAATGAGTTTTCGTGGCAAAATTTTTGGGCAAATGTACTATAAAGGGATTGAATTTGATGAAGCCAGTCAAACTGTTTATGTTAAGGGTAAGGCACTCGATCCCGATCAAGACTATCAACTTGCCTGTTTAGATCATTATGTTTTAGTGCCATTTTTCCCTACTTTGGCAATAGTTGGCCAAAACCAATTTTTGTTTCCACAATTTTTGCGTGAGGTAGTTGGCAATTACTTAGCGCAGAAGTATCCACTGAAAGGAGCAAATGAATGA